In one window of Posidoniimonas corsicana DNA:
- a CDS encoding DUF1501 domain-containing protein — translation MELATQHNEIQHRRQFLRSTGIGLGAAALGSMVATPRRAVGSVGVHFPARAKRVIFLFMAGAPSQIDLFDYKPGLATQFNEPLPPSVSMGQRVTAMTKGKAQLVAPSMFKFSRQGESGLWMSELLPHLSSVADDLCLIKSTHTDAINHDPGKTLICTGSEIPGKASLGAWLSYGLGRMNENLPDFIVMNSAFWTGGTGNVQALYSRLWGSGFLPSRCQGVSLQPSGDPVLFLSNPAGVDRESRRRMLDLVSDLNRDHLQATGDPEIQTTIAQQEMAFRMQASVPELTDLSQETAETLALYGPEVHKSGSFARNCLLARRMMERDVRFVQLFHRGWDHHVGLPKKLRGQAFDVDQPSAGLIKDLKQRGLLDDTLVVFAGEFGRTTYCQGRLTPTDYGRDHHPRCFTTWMAGGGIKGGISYGVTDDFSYNIVENPVHVRDFNATILHQLGIDHNRLTFPFMGLDQKLVGVEEAHVVRDILG, via the coding sequence ATGGAGCTAGCGACTCAGCACAACGAGATTCAGCACCGCCGCCAGTTCCTCCGTTCGACCGGAATTGGCCTGGGCGCCGCGGCGCTCGGGTCGATGGTCGCGACGCCGCGCCGCGCGGTGGGCAGTGTAGGCGTCCACTTTCCCGCCCGGGCAAAGCGGGTGATCTTCCTGTTCATGGCGGGGGCGCCGAGCCAGATCGACCTGTTCGACTACAAGCCGGGCCTGGCCACGCAGTTCAACGAGCCGCTCCCGCCGAGCGTCAGCATGGGCCAGCGCGTCACGGCCATGACCAAGGGCAAAGCCCAGCTGGTGGCGCCGTCGATGTTCAAGTTCTCTCGCCAGGGCGAGAGCGGACTGTGGATGAGCGAGCTGCTGCCGCACCTCTCCAGCGTGGCGGACGACCTTTGCCTCATCAAGTCCACGCACACCGACGCCATCAACCACGACCCCGGCAAGACCCTCATCTGCACCGGCTCAGAGATCCCCGGCAAGGCGAGCCTCGGCGCTTGGCTCAGCTACGGCCTAGGCCGGATGAACGAGAACCTGCCGGACTTCATCGTCATGAACTCCGCCTTCTGGACCGGCGGAACGGGCAACGTGCAGGCGCTGTACAGCCGGCTGTGGGGATCGGGCTTCCTGCCTTCGCGGTGCCAGGGGGTGTCGCTGCAGCCTTCGGGCGACCCAGTGTTGTTCCTGTCGAACCCCGCTGGCGTCGACCGCGAGAGCCGGCGGCGGATGCTGGACCTGGTGTCGGACCTTAACCGCGACCACCTCCAGGCGACCGGCGATCCGGAGATCCAAACCACGATCGCTCAGCAGGAGATGGCGTTCCGCATGCAGGCGTCGGTCCCCGAGCTTACTGACCTGTCGCAAGAAACCGCCGAGACCCTCGCCCTGTACGGCCCGGAGGTGCACAAGAGCGGCTCGTTCGCTCGTAACTGCCTGCTCGCCCGGCGGATGATGGAGCGGGACGTGCGCTTCGTGCAGCTGTTCCACCGCGGCTGGGACCACCACGTGGGCCTGCCCAAGAAGCTGCGCGGCCAGGCGTTTGATGTCGACCAGCCGAGCGCCGGGCTCATCAAGGACCTGAAGCAGCGGGGCCTGCTGGACGACACGCTGGTGGTCTTCGCCGGGGAGTTTGGCCGCACCACCTACTGCCAGGGCCGACTGACCCCGACCGACTACGGACGCGACCACCACCCACGCTGCTTTACCACCTGGATGGCCGGTGGCGGGATTAAAGGCGGGATTTCCTACGGCGTGACCGATGATTTCAGCTACAACATTGTCGAAAACCCGGTCCACGTCCGCGACTTCAACGCCACGATACTGCACCAACTGGGCATCGACCACAACCGGCTGACGTTTCCGTTCATGGGGCTGGATCAGAAGCTGGTTGGCGTGGAAGAGGCCCACGTCGTCCGCGACATTCTGGGCTAA
- the fucP gene encoding L-fucose:H+ symporter permease, which translates to MSEDASEPQGGGPVIPPHYFLPFVLVTTLFALWGFANDITNPMVAAFKNILLISNYESSLVQSAFYGGYCVMAIPAALFIRRMGYKAGVLMGLALYATGCLLFVPAGQAMAFSAFLTAYFIMTSGLAFLETTANPYILAMGPEHNAPRRLNFAQAFNPVGSIIGMITARNLILARLDPADEEARRALAESEPAAFEAIQRSDLAVIVGPYVTLGLVVLGVLVVFALAKLPQGETYEKGDSRLLPTLGRLFSNPRYLGGVVAQAFYVGAQIMCWTFIIQYGVNELGMKAEVAQSYNIAAMIIFVTSRFICTYLLKFVNPGTLLGVLAVGGGMLVSGAILLPGQAGLLCLVGVSACMSLMFPTIYGIALRGLGDDAKLASAGLICAIGGGCVMPPLQGKIMDGSAVDLGSLTLSATRASFVLPLICFVVVAVYGFATSKRQAA; encoded by the coding sequence ATGTCCGAAGACGCAAGCGAGCCGCAGGGCGGCGGCCCGGTAATCCCGCCGCACTACTTTCTCCCGTTTGTGCTGGTGACGACGCTGTTCGCCTTGTGGGGTTTCGCGAACGACATCACCAACCCGATGGTGGCGGCGTTCAAGAACATCCTGCTGATCAGCAACTACGAGAGCTCGCTGGTGCAGTCGGCGTTCTATGGCGGCTACTGCGTGATGGCGATCCCGGCGGCATTGTTCATCCGCCGCATGGGCTACAAGGCGGGCGTGCTGATGGGGCTCGCGTTGTACGCCACCGGGTGCCTGCTGTTCGTCCCCGCGGGGCAGGCGATGGCGTTCTCCGCGTTCCTGACCGCGTACTTCATCATGACCTCCGGCCTGGCGTTCCTCGAAACCACGGCCAATCCCTATATCTTGGCGATGGGGCCCGAGCACAACGCCCCCCGCCGGCTCAACTTCGCGCAGGCGTTCAACCCGGTAGGGTCGATCATCGGCATGATCACCGCCCGGAACCTGATCCTCGCGCGGCTCGACCCGGCCGACGAGGAGGCCCGCCGCGCGCTGGCCGAGTCTGAGCCCGCCGCCTTCGAGGCGATCCAGCGATCGGACCTGGCGGTGATCGTCGGCCCGTACGTGACGCTCGGCCTGGTGGTGCTGGGCGTGCTGGTGGTGTTCGCGCTGGCGAAGCTTCCCCAGGGCGAGACCTACGAGAAGGGCGACTCGCGGCTGCTTCCGACCCTGGGCCGGCTGTTCAGCAACCCCCGCTACCTGGGCGGCGTCGTCGCACAGGCATTCTACGTCGGGGCTCAGATCATGTGCTGGACGTTCATCATCCAGTACGGCGTCAACGAACTGGGGATGAAGGCTGAGGTGGCGCAGAGCTACAACATCGCGGCGATGATCATCTTCGTCACCAGCCGGTTCATCTGCACCTACCTGCTGAAATTCGTCAACCCGGGCACGCTGCTGGGCGTGCTGGCGGTGGGCGGCGGGATGCTGGTCTCCGGCGCCATCCTGCTTCCGGGCCAGGCGGGGCTGCTCTGCCTGGTCGGCGTGTCGGCGTGCATGTCGCTGATGTTCCCCACCATCTACGGCATCGCGCTGCGGGGCCTGGGCGACGACGCCAAGCTCGCCTCGGCCGGACTCATCTGCGCCATCGGCGGCGGCTGCGTCATGCCGCCTCTGCAGGGGAAGATCATGGACGGCTCCGCCGTCGACCTCGGCTCCCTCACCCTCTCCGCCACCCGCGCCTCGTTCGTGCTGCCGCTGATCTGCTTTGTGGTCGTGGCCGTCTACGGCTTCGCCACCTCCAAGCGGCAGGCAGCCTGA